A genomic segment from Glycine soja cultivar W05 chromosome 20, ASM419377v2, whole genome shotgun sequence encodes:
- the LOC114402589 gene encoding fructose-bisphosphate aldolase 3, chloroplastic yields the protein MAMASAKLNTLSSQWIAHNSFSPRRGSSSRRVSLPIRASSYQHELVQTAKSIASPGRGILAIDESNATCGKRLASIGLDNTEVNRQAYRQLLLTTPGLGEYISGAILFEETLYQSTTDGNKFVDCLRDQNIVPGIKVDKGLVPLPGSNNESWCQGLDGLASRSAEYYKQGARFAKWRTVVSIPCGPSALAVKEAAWGLARYAAISQDNGLVPIVEPEILLDGDHPIERTLEVAEKVWSEVFFYLAENNVLFEGILLKPSMVTPGAEHKEKASPETIAKYTLTMLRRRVPPAVPGIMFLSGGQSEVEATLNLNAMNQSPNPWHVSFSYARALQNTVLKTWQGHPENVEAAQKSLLVRAKANSLAQLGRYSAEGESEEAKKGMFVKGYTY from the exons GCGTCTGCAAAGCTCAACACCTTGTCTTCCCAGTGGATCGCCCACAATTCCTTCTCTCCTCGCCGTGGATCCTCTTCTCGCCGAGTCTCTCTTCCGATCCGCGCTTCTTCTTACCAACACGAACTCGTCCAAACCGCC AAATCTATTGCATCTCCCGGTCGTGGAATTCTTGCAATTGATGAATCAAATGCCACATGTGGGAAGCGTTTAGCATCCATTGGATTGGACAATACTGAGGTGAATCGCCAGGCCTATAGGCAACTTCTGCTCACCACACCTGGCCTTGGTGAATACATCTCTGGTGCAATTCTTTTTGAAGAAACCCTTTACCAGTCGACAACAGATGGAAATAAATTTGTGGATTGCCTCCGCGATCAGAACATTGTGCCCGGCATCAAAGTTGATAAG GGTCTGGTCCCTCTGCCAGGGTCAAACAATGAGTCTTGGTGCCAAGGGCTAGATGGGTTGGCTTCTAGGTCTGCTGAATACTACAAGCAAGGTGCTCGATTTGCCAAGTG GAGGACAGTTGTTAGCATTCCATGTGGTCCTTCTGCATTAGCTGTCAAGGAAGCAGCGTGGGGGCTTGCACGTTATGCTGCTATCTCTCAG GACAATGGTCTTGTGCCAATCGTAGAGCCTGAAATTCTTCTTGATGGAGATCACCCAATTGAGAGGACGCTGGAAGTGGCCGAGAAGGTCTGGTCAGAAGTCTTCTTCTATTTGGCTGAAAACAATGTCCTTTTTGAGGGAATTTTGCTCAAACCCAGCATGGTTACACCTGGGGCTGAACACAAGGAAAAGGCTTCTCCAGAAACCATTGCCAAATATACTCTAACCATGCTTAGAAGAAGAGTTCCTCCTGCTGTCCCAGGAATCATG TTTTTGTCTGGTGGACAATCCGAAGTGGAAGCAACACTAAATCTAAATGCCATGAACCAAAGTCCCAACCCATGGCATGTTTCTTTCTCATATGCACGGGCTCTTCAGAACACTGTGCTTAAGACATGGCAAGGACACCCTGAGAATGTGGAAGCTGCTCAAAAGTCCCTTTTGGTGCGCGCTAAAGCAAACTCCTTGGCTCAACTTGGAAGATACTCTGCTGAGGGTGAGAGTGAAGAGGCCAAGAAGGGAATGTTTGTCAAGGGCTATACCTACTAA
- the LOC114402587 gene encoding DExH-box ATP-dependent RNA helicase DExH5, mitochondrial-like, producing MVSVSCIPKTLKPSIPLPMKDGRTLSSYGSVYIPPHQRLRSLANFNNSLSPVRAKLHENPTPAVVTTLQPSFTEHLPDKQRSRFVSSYDDTVSEEGSDREFQPPSLPNASPIDNTDEWKRKFTMLLRDKSKQELVSREKKDRRDFDRIAVLASRMGLYSHMYAKVVVFSKVPLPNYRYDLDDRRPQREVSLSITMYTQVNVYFEEYLGQKSRMNKSFSDLSSARSSSNGSIGTDEGLFELPEPLASSNAYMEKILRQRSLQMRDQQQAWQESPEGRRMLEFRRSLPAYKKKEAILSVISRNQVVIISGETGCGKTTQIPQFILESEVESVCGAACNIICTQPRRISAMSVSERVASERGEKLGESVGYKVRLEGMKGRDTHLLFCTTGILLRRLLADRKLKGVTHVIVDEIHERGMNEDFLLIILKELLPHRPELKLILMSATLDAELFSSYFNGAPIMFIPGFTYPVRTHFLENILEMTGYRLTPYNQIDDYGQERMWKMNKHAPRKRKSQIASAVEDAIMAADFKDYSLQTQESLSCWNPDCIGFSLIEYILCNICENERPGAVLVFMTGWDDISSLKEKLLTHTVLGDANRVLLLTCHGSMASSEQRLIFEEPEDGVRKIVLTTNIAETSITINDVVFVLDCGKAKETSYDALNNTPCLLPTWISKVSAKQRRGRAGRVQPGECYHLYPRCVYDAFAEYQLPEILRTPLQSLCLQIKSLRLGSISEFLSRALQSPETLVVQNAIEYLKIIGALDEDENLTILGRCLTMLPMEPKLGKMLILGAIFNCLDPILTVVAGLSVRDPFLTPLDKRDLAEEAKSQFCGAYSDHLALVRAYEGWRDAEMDLGGYEYCWKNFLSSQSMKAIDALRREFICLVKDIGLVDSNTASCNEWSSDVNLIRAIICYGLYPGICSVVHNEKSFSLKTMEDGQVLLYSNSVNAQETKIPYPWLVFNEKIKVNSVFLRDSTAVSDSVVLLFGGSLLKGDTDNHLKMLGGYLEFFMEPSVAEMYQSIRRELDDFIQSKLLFPRMATQWCHDLISAVRLLISNDKCEGRFVFGRQVLKPSKKSIVMASHPTLVSRTESGPGGDNSKSQLQTLLTRAGYAAPIYMTKQLKNNQFQATVEFNGMQIMGQPCNNKKSAEKDAAAEALQWLMGGKQTGKEYINHVSMLLKKSKKDHN from the exons ATGGTCTCCGTTTCGTGCATCcccaaaaccctaaaaccctccATTCCCCTTCCCATGAAGGACGGCCGAACGCTGTCCTCCTATGGCTCCGTTTACATTCCGCCGCACCAGCGTCTGCGCTCCCTCGCCAATTTCAAcaactctctctctcctgtTCGCGCCAAACTCCACGAAAACCCTACACCCGCCGTTGTTACTACTCTGCAACCATCGTTTACGGAACATCTTCCTGATAAACAGCGTTCGCGCTTCGTTTCTTCTTATGACGACACCGTTTCCGAAGAAGGCTCCGATCGTGAATTTCAACCTCCCTCACTACCG AATGCTTCCCCTATTGATAACACCGATGAGTGGAAGCGGAAATTTACTATGCTCTTGAGGGACAAGAGTAAGCAAGAGTTGGTCTCGAGGGAGAAAAAGGATAGGCGTGATTTTGACCGAATAGCAGTTCTAGCAAGCAGAATGGGGTTGTATAG CCATATgtatgctaaggttgttgtcttCAGCAAGGTCCCACTTCCAAATTACAGATATGATTTGGATGATCGGCGGCCTCAGAGGGAG GTGAGCTTGTCTATCACCATGTATACCCAagttaatgtttattttgaggAATATCTTGGCCAAAAATCCAGGATGAACAAAAGCTTTTCAGATTTGTCATCTGCAAGATCAAGCAGTAATGGCAGTATTGGTACTGATGAAGGGCTTTTTGAGCTACCTGAGCCATTAGCATCCAGTAATGCTTATATGGAGAAAATTCTACGGCAGAGGAGCTTACAAATGCGCGATCAGCAGCAAGCTTGGCAG GAATCTCCTGAAGGAAGAAGAATGCTAGAATTTCGCAGAAGTCTCCCTgcttataaaaagaaagaagcaataTTATCAGTCATATCAAGGAATCAG GTAGTTATCATTTCAGGCGAAACAGGTTGTGGCAAGACAACACAAATTCcacaatttattttagaatctgAGGTAGAATCAGTTTGTGGAGCTGCTTGTAATATTATATGCACACAGCCAAGACGCATTTCAGCCATGTCTGTTTCTGAAAGGGTGGCCTCTGAGAGAGGGGAGAAATTGGGCGAATCT GTTGGATATAAAGTTCGACTTGAGGGTATGAAAGGGAGAGATACCCATCTTCTCTTTTGCACCACAGGCATTTTATTAAGAAGATTACTAGCTGATAGAAAGTTAAAAGGTGTAACTCATGTTATTGTGGATGAAATTCATGAGCGTGGGATGAATGAAG ATTTTCTGCTTATTATCCTTAAAGAACTTCTTCCACATCGACCAGAACTGAAACTGATTTTGATGAGTGCTACCCTAGATGCTGAGCTCTTCTCTTCATACTTTAATGGGGCCCCAATTATGTTTATTCCG GGCTTCACATACCCCGTTAGAACTCACTTTTTGGAGAACATTCTTGAAATGACGGGCTACAGATTAACTCCTTATAATCAAATCGATGATTATGGTCAAGAAAGGATGTGGAAAATGAACAAACATGCcccaagaaagagaaaaagccAAATTGCTTCTGCTGTAGAG GATGCAATTATGGCAGCTGATTTCAAAGATTACAGCCTACAGACACAGGAGTCTTTGTCGTGTTGGAATCCTGACTGTATTGGTTTTAGTCTCATAGAATATATTTTATGCAATATATGTGAGAATGAACGGCCTGGTGCTGTTTTGGTTTTCATGACTGGATGGGATGATATAAGCTCTCTGAAAGAGAAGCTCCTGACACATACTGTCTTGGGAGATGCAAACCGTGTTTTGTTGCTTACATGTCATGGCTCAATGGCTAGTTCAGAGCAG agattaatatttgaagagccTGAAGATGGAGTTAGAAAAATAGTGCTAACAACAAATATTGCTGAAACGAGTATCACGATAAATgatgttgtttttgttcttgACTGCGGAAAAGCAAAAGAAACATCATATGATGCACTGAATAACACGCCTTGTTTGCTTCCTACATGGATCTCTAAGGTTTCTGCTAAACAA AGAAGAGGAAGAGCTGGTCGGGTTCAACCAGGAGAGTGTTACCATCTCTATCCTAGATGTGTGTATGATGCTTTTGCAGAGTATCAGTTGCCAGAAATTTTGAGAACACCTTTGCAATCTCTCTGTTTACAAATCAAAAGTCTAAGACTTGGAAGTATATCGGAGTTCTTGTCTAGGGCTTTGCAGTCTCCTGAGACACTCGTG GTACAAAATGctattgaatatttaaaaataattggggCTTTGGATGAGGATGAAAATCTCACTATTCTAG GGCGCTGCCTGACAATGCTTCCTATGGAACCCAAACTTGGCAAGATGCTAATATTAGGTGCTATTTTCAATTGCCTGGATCCCATATTAACTGTGGTTGCTGGGCTTAGCGTGAGAGATCCTTTTCTAACACCATTGGATAAAAGAGAT CTTGCAGAGGAAGCAAAGTCTCAATTCTGTGGTGCATACAGTGATCACCTTGCACTTGTAAGGGCATACGAAGGTTGGAGAGATGCTGAAATGGACCTTGGAGGATATGAATACTGCTGGAAAAATTTTCTTTCCTCACAATCCATGAAAGCTATTGACGCTCTTCGGAGAGAGTTCATATGCCTGGTCAAGGATATCGGATTAGTTGATAGCAACACGGCCAGCTGCAATGAATGGAGCTCTGATGTAAATCTTATCCGAGCAATTATTTGCTATGGTCTATATCCTGGAATTTGCTCTGTTGTG CATAATGAGAAATCattctctttgaaaacaatgGAGGATGGTCAAGTGCTCCTATATTCG AACTCAGTGAATGCTCAGGAAACTAAAATTCCGTATCCATGGCTAGTTTTTAATGAGAAGATAAAAGTGAACTCAGTTTTTCTTCGTGACTCAACAGCTGTGTCTGATTCAGTGGTGCTTCTGTTTGGTGGAAGCTTATTGAAAGGAGATACT gataatcacttaaaaatgtTGGGAGGATATCTAGAGTTTTTCATGGAGCCCAGTGTTGCTGAAATGTACCAGAGTATAAGAAGAGAACTTGATGACTTCATTCAGAGCAAA CTACTTTTTCCAAGAATGGCCACACAGTGGTGTCATGATCTCATATCTGCAGTAAGGCTTCTGATTTCAAATGACAAGTGCGAAGGTAGATTTGTATTTGGTCGCCAGGTTCTTAAACCATCAAAGAAATCTATTGTGATGGCCTCACACCCAACCTTGGTTTCAAGGACTGAGAGTGGACCTGGGGGTGATAATTCTAAAAGTCAGCTCCAAACCTTGCTTACGAGAGCAGGATATGCAGCACCCATCTACATGACTAAACAATTGAAGAACAATCAGTTTCAGGCTACCGTTGAATTCAATGGAATGCAGATAATGGGTCAACCTTGTAACAATAAGAAGAGTGCAGAAAAAGATGCTGCAGCTGAGGCACTGCAATGGCTGATGGGTGGAAAGCAAACAGGCAAGGAGTACATCAATCACGTGTCGATGTTACTTAAGAAAAGTAAGAAGGATCACAATTAA